Proteins encoded within one genomic window of Synechococcus sp. PCC 7335:
- the nudC gene encoding NAD(+) diphosphatase: MYPPNPFAIPNHFWLATSPQGDAPGDNQKLTTQPTLSWWFLCSGSHLLINNADFTLPLLADAEVIGQAIGIVPLRTQFLGYLDRVPCVAAEVSREAAVPEGLDWYHLRSLYQKMDEVGFAIAALAVQIVDWDRTHQYCGHCATRMTQLPTERAKRCPSCGLRQYPRLSPAVIMLIYKGEEVLLARAPRFRAGMYSVLAGFVEPGESLEETVAREVREEVGIEIKNIRYFGSQPWPFPNSLMIGFVAEYASGKLMLEPTEIESAAWFSKEDLPPVPGKLSIARKLIDWFIAQPSVP; encoded by the coding sequence TTGTATCCTCCTAATCCATTCGCTATTCCCAATCACTTCTGGTTAGCGACAAGTCCTCAAGGCGATGCTCCAGGAGACAATCAGAAACTTACTACTCAGCCCACACTTAGCTGGTGGTTTCTCTGCAGTGGCTCACACTTATTGATTAATAACGCGGATTTCACCCTCCCTTTGTTGGCTGATGCCGAAGTAATTGGACAAGCCATTGGAATAGTGCCGTTGCGAACTCAATTTCTGGGATACCTAGATAGAGTGCCGTGTGTAGCCGCTGAGGTGAGTAGAGAAGCGGCTGTGCCAGAGGGATTAGACTGGTATCATTTGCGATCGCTCTATCAAAAGATGGATGAAGTCGGGTTTGCGATCGCGGCCCTTGCCGTTCAGATTGTTGATTGGGATCGTACTCACCAATACTGTGGTCACTGTGCAACGCGGATGACACAGCTACCAACAGAGAGAGCAAAGCGCTGTCCTAGCTGTGGCTTGAGACAATATCCAAGACTTTCTCCGGCAGTGATCATGCTGATCTATAAAGGCGAAGAAGTGCTGCTAGCTAGAGCGCCACGTTTTCGAGCCGGCATGTATAGTGTGCTCGCTGGCTTTGTAGAACCTGGTGAATCTTTAGAAGAAACGGTGGCGCGTGAGGTCAGAGAAGAAGTGGGCATAGAGATCAAAAACATTCGCTATTTTGGCTCTCAACCCTGGCCTTTTCCTAATTCACTGATGATAGGCTTTGTTGCAGAATATGCAAGCGGAAAGCTCATGCTCGAACCGACAGAGATCGAATCAGCCGCATGGTTTTCAAAAGAGGATCTGCCACCTGTTCCTGGCAAGCTAAGCATCGCAAGAAAGCTGATTGATTGGTTTATCGCCCAGCCTTCGGTTCCATAG